The following proteins are encoded in a genomic region of uncultured Vibrio sp.:
- a CDS encoding DUF4250 domain-containing protein → MDLSNVGNLDSIILLGIVNEKLRLECDSFDELVSTYEMDTESVVGKLDMLGYQYDPLTNQFKSYQR, encoded by the coding sequence ATGGATTTAAGTAATGTAGGTAATCTGGATAGCATAATTCTGTTAGGTATCGTCAACGAAAAGCTCCGCTTAGAGTGCGACAGTTTTGACGAATTAGTATCGACTTATGAAATGGATACGGAGTCAGTAGTAGGCAAGCTTGATATGCTTGGCTATCAGTACGACCCTCTCACGAATCAATTCAAATCGTACCAACGCTAA
- a CDS encoding dicarboxylate/amino acid:cation symporter, translated as MACNFRILHFISTGVTEVLKEKSLLNNIGVQVVIAMIVGTAVGALMGHDATVFAPLGAIFINLIKMLVIPLVAVALISGAAGLGNSQSAGKVGLVTLGYFGLTSALAVALALFMGEVFQPGIGIDVSGVEGMFSAEYASKGELPTFWATITGMIPTNVFQSLNDANILQILVFCMFFGIAISQQTKERRDPIINGVNCIVDAMVWMINKVMVIAPIGVFGLMAEAVGTFGFGALMVVFKLFVVYVAAILIFGFVVYPAMVHIFTKTSAKKFLSSMKKPQAVALSTASSMATLPVTMDTCEKDLGVRNSTASFVLPLGATINMSGNAIYYGLVAIFFAQLFNIDLGMGAYIAIIVTSTLGAVGQAGVPGPSFLVVAVLLAAGIPIEGLPLLFALDRIFDMIRTALNITGDAACAVIVDALVEEEVQTEKEVELSKQDA; from the coding sequence ATGGCGTGTAATTTTAGGATTTTACATTTTATTAGCACAGGGGTTACGGAAGTGTTAAAAGAAAAGAGTTTGCTAAACAACATTGGCGTGCAAGTCGTCATTGCAATGATCGTGGGTACCGCCGTTGGTGCTCTAATGGGTCACGACGCTACGGTCTTCGCGCCACTTGGTGCTATCTTTATCAACCTAATCAAAATGCTAGTAATCCCATTGGTTGCTGTCGCTTTGATTTCTGGTGCTGCAGGTCTTGGTAATAGCCAGTCTGCAGGTAAAGTTGGCTTAGTAACACTAGGTTACTTTGGTCTAACATCTGCTCTTGCAGTCGCACTTGCTCTATTTATGGGTGAAGTATTCCAACCGGGCATCGGCATCGACGTTTCTGGCGTTGAAGGCATGTTCTCAGCTGAATACGCATCTAAAGGTGAGCTGCCAACTTTCTGGGCTACCATCACAGGTATGATCCCAACCAACGTTTTCCAGTCACTGAATGACGCGAACATCCTACAGATTCTAGTTTTCTGTATGTTCTTTGGTATTGCGATTTCTCAACAGACTAAAGAACGCCGTGATCCTATCATCAACGGTGTAAACTGCATTGTTGACGCAATGGTTTGGATGATCAACAAAGTGATGGTCATTGCGCCTATCGGTGTATTTGGCCTGATGGCTGAAGCGGTTGGTACGTTTGGTTTTGGCGCACTAATGGTTGTATTCAAACTGTTCGTGGTCTATGTAGCAGCAATCCTAATCTTCGGTTTCGTTGTTTACCCAGCGATGGTTCATATTTTTACTAAGACATCAGCGAAGAAGTTCCTTTCTTCAATGAAGAAACCACAAGCAGTTGCACTATCAACAGCGTCTTCAATGGCGACGCTGCCAGTAACGATGGACACTTGTGAAAAAGATCTGGGCGTTAGAAACTCTACAGCTTCGTTCGTTCTGCCTCTTGGTGCAACGATCAACATGTCGGGTAACGCAATCTACTACGGCTTGGTAGCCATCTTCTTCGCTCAGTTGTTTAACATTGATCTGGGCATGGGCGCTTACATCGCTATTATCGTCACTTCTACTCTTGGTGCGGTTGGTCAGGCAGGTGTACCTGGTCCTTCATTCTTGGTTGTTGCGGTTCTGCTAGCGGCTGGCATTCCAATTGAAGGCCTGCCACTATTATTCGCTCTTGACCGTATCTTCGATATGATTCGTACCGCTCTGAACATCACTGGTGATGCGGCATGTGCGGTTATTGTTGACGCTCTTGTAGAAGAAGAAGTTCAAACAGAAAAAGAAGTTGAGCTGAGCAAGCAAGACGCTTAA
- a CDS encoding YciI family protein: MWYVIFSQDIENSLEKRMSVRPQHLERLQQLQDEGRLLTAGPMPAIDSDNPGEAGFTGSTVIAEFDSLQDAKAWADKDPYVAAGVYENVIVKPFKKVF, from the coding sequence ATGTGGTATGTCATCTTTTCTCAGGACATCGAGAATTCATTAGAAAAACGTATGAGTGTTCGCCCTCAACACCTAGAACGTTTACAACAACTTCAGGATGAAGGACGACTTCTGACCGCAGGCCCAATGCCGGCGATTGATTCTGATAACCCGGGTGAAGCAGGATTTACTGGTTCAACCGTCATAGCCGAGTTTGACTCTTTGCAAGACGCAAAAGCCTGGGCAGACAAAGACCCTTACGTGGCGGCGGGCGTTTACGAAAATGTGATCGTTAAACCGTTCAAAAAAGTGTTTTAA
- the metE gene encoding 5-methyltetrahydropteroyltriglutamate--homocysteine S-methyltransferase produces MATTTHILGYPRIGEKRELKFAQEKYWRGEIDQAQLKQVGSQLRAKNWQVQHEAGLTFATAGDFAWYDHVLTTTLLLGHVPKRHADGTPNLDTLFKVGRGQSQTGCGCAGAAASDMTKWFNTNYHYIVPEFSEDDTFEVSWPQLFEEVSEAVNAGHNVKPVLLGPLSYLYLGKEVEEGFDRLSLLPRLLAAYQAILAKLSDQGAEWVQIDEPILSLELESKWADAFKLAYQIIRSDVKVLLTTYFDSVTDTLDKIVELPVDGLHIDLSAAPDQLDEVVEKLPEGWVLSVGVVNGRNVWRADLSPQLACLQPVKEKLGDKLWVASSCSLLHSPVDLELETTLSEEVKSWFAFAKQKVTEVALLGKALDGDQNAILACDTYSQPIKARKTATHVNKPQVQARINRITAELTQRSAPYPERAAHQAEVLGLPLLPTTTIGSFPQTGEIRVQRSAYRSGQLSESDYVAALKGHIADAVKRQEALDLDVLVHGEAERNDMVEYFAENLAGFQTTKFGWVQSYGSRCVKPAIVVADIEREKPITVEWSTYAQSLTSKQMKGMLTGPVTILCWTFPREDITRKEITQQLALALRDEVFDLQNAGINIIQIDEPAIREGLPLKKREHKAYLEWAVDAFKVSAGSAKPETQIHTHMCYSEFNEIIDSVAALDADVITIETSRSNMELLKAFEEFNYPNEIGPGVYDIHSPNIPSEEWIEGLIKKAAEKIPVQRLWVNPDCGLKTRNWVETEAALANLVSAAKKLRTELA; encoded by the coding sequence ATGGCGACAACCACACACATACTTGGTTACCCACGCATTGGGGAAAAACGTGAACTGAAATTCGCGCAAGAGAAATACTGGCGTGGAGAAATCGATCAAGCACAACTCAAACAGGTTGGTTCTCAGCTAAGAGCGAAAAACTGGCAAGTACAACATGAAGCGGGTTTGACGTTTGCAACTGCCGGCGATTTTGCCTGGTATGATCACGTGCTGACAACCACACTGTTGTTGGGCCACGTACCAAAGCGTCATGCTGATGGCACACCTAACCTTGATACCTTGTTCAAGGTTGGTCGAGGCCAATCACAGACAGGTTGTGGCTGTGCAGGTGCCGCTGCCTCTGACATGACTAAGTGGTTCAATACTAACTACCATTATATTGTGCCGGAATTTAGCGAAGACGATACGTTTGAGGTGAGTTGGCCGCAGCTATTTGAGGAAGTCAGTGAAGCCGTTAATGCAGGACATAATGTTAAGCCTGTGCTACTCGGTCCATTAAGTTACTTGTACTTGGGCAAAGAAGTTGAGGAAGGTTTTGACCGCTTGTCTCTGTTACCAAGATTGCTCGCTGCATATCAAGCGATTTTGGCGAAATTGTCCGATCAGGGTGCGGAGTGGGTACAAATCGATGAGCCTATCTTATCACTTGAGCTGGAAAGTAAATGGGCGGATGCCTTTAAACTGGCTTACCAAATCATTCGCAGTGATGTCAAAGTTCTCCTGACAACTTACTTTGATTCTGTCACTGATACACTGGACAAAATTGTCGAGCTGCCAGTTGATGGTTTGCACATCGATCTTTCTGCAGCGCCTGACCAGCTGGATGAAGTTGTGGAAAAACTACCGGAAGGTTGGGTGTTGTCAGTAGGGGTTGTCAATGGACGTAACGTGTGGCGAGCTGACCTGAGTCCGCAACTGGCGTGCTTACAACCGGTAAAAGAGAAGCTAGGTGATAAGCTTTGGGTTGCGAGCTCATGTTCTTTACTCCACAGCCCAGTTGATCTTGAACTTGAAACGACACTGAGCGAAGAAGTAAAAAGCTGGTTCGCCTTTGCCAAGCAGAAAGTCACAGAGGTAGCCCTTTTAGGTAAAGCGCTGGACGGCGATCAAAATGCGATTCTGGCATGTGATACTTACAGCCAGCCAATTAAAGCGCGTAAAACGGCTACCCACGTGAATAAACCACAGGTGCAGGCGCGTATCAATCGTATCACCGCAGAGCTGACGCAACGCAGTGCACCTTACCCTGAGCGTGCTGCTCATCAGGCAGAAGTACTGGGTTTACCGCTGCTGCCAACCACGACCATCGGTTCTTTCCCACAAACTGGTGAGATTCGCGTGCAGCGCAGTGCTTATCGATCTGGTCAACTTTCTGAATCAGACTATGTTGCAGCACTGAAAGGGCATATTGCTGATGCGGTTAAGCGACAGGAAGCACTGGATCTGGACGTATTAGTGCATGGTGAGGCCGAGCGTAACGATATGGTTGAGTACTTCGCCGAGAATCTGGCTGGTTTCCAGACGACCAAATTCGGTTGGGTGCAGAGTTACGGTTCTCGCTGCGTAAAACCTGCGATTGTGGTTGCCGATATTGAGCGCGAAAAACCAATCACGGTTGAATGGTCTACGTACGCGCAATCTCTAACAAGCAAACAAATGAAAGGGATGCTGACTGGCCCGGTTACGATTCTGTGTTGGACATTCCCACGTGAAGACATTACACGCAAGGAAATCACTCAGCAATTGGCTTTGGCACTGAGAGATGAAGTTTTTGATTTGCAAAATGCTGGCATTAACATCATCCAGATTGACGAGCCTGCTATTCGTGAGGGGTTACCGCTTAAGAAGCGCGAGCATAAGGCTTACCTAGAATGGGCTGTAGATGCATTTAAAGTTTCTGCAGGTAGCGCGAAACCGGAGACACAGATTCATACTCATATGTGTTACAGCGAATTCAATGAGATCATCGATTCTGTTGCGGCGCTGGATGCGGATGTCATTACCATAGAAACGTCACGTTCGAACATGGAATTGCTAAAAGCATTTGAAGAGTTTAATTATCCAAATGAAATCGGTCCCGGTGTTTATGACATTCACTCACCAAACATTCCAAGCGAGGAGTGGATAGAGGGCCTGATCAAGAAAGCGGCAGAAAAAATCCCTGTACAACGTTTATGGGTCAATCCAGATTGTGGTCTAAAAACACGAAATTGGGTGGAAACAGAAGCTGCGTTAGCTAACTTAGTCTCAGCAGCGAAAAAGCTACGCACCGAGCTAGCGTAA
- a CDS encoding hybrid sensor histidine kinase/response regulator — protein MFDFGLAGLLYPKAITLYVTVAAVLLWLLYYCYRLKNRNERVIGTHHAPYIAYSACIIIWIGSNAYFHTDLLVKFGSEGGIFMAKLANLAAFFSFAFAYYFSCQLLVEQKKTKVKSWQQLMFSLLSGYALFINLRPELTVADVSIQGPSAFAIEFGSHTGYFFTSILALIVLTLINLARMRVNSSKLVLAKSNYMIAGILVFMLSTTAIHLGMTYFLGDFTLTWLPPALSISEMLFFGYALLTSRFYSAKYLAYIATSALLVCGIFVLPLGAVLIPITEGNQWLISIPICALVGISWHWLYRRVSRLVSYIVYFKKQTPVQQILALEDEFKRSIDDAMEKLGVLLDIPKDKLQLVNSHYSETFYESYLHSDKSVLLLDELSEEIKFTSANGSALRKLYNRMRSSETALVMPLYGHSRTVSHLLICSHKRNQKLFSNEEISALQTLLTRVQSTIEADRNVRQSRALAHSIAHEMRNPLTQVQLQFEILAQHINSQLSSETLKRDIDKGQAAIQLGQQAIDIILREVSDTSPEQEPQVTTSIHQAVHLAITRYGFENEKIIERIQLPQQDDFVVMLNETLFNFVVFNLIRNAVYYFDSYPSSQIDIRTQTGPYENILIFRDSGPGIDNTILNKIFDDFFSYQKSGGSGLGLSYCQRVMRSFGGRIECQSVKGEFTKFYLYFPVVPNTPKAEAFRVSAENGSTSKNELKPLVMEHLQSSNSAPTVLIVDDKEVQRTLVQLYLKQLSVKSLQANNGATAIEMVKYHNIDLVLMDVQMPVMNGFDACQRIKAISPSIKVIALSGESGASEIAQISTLMDGRLNKPTTLNALRDLIQTWLIQNQGTEPNTFKCKVK, from the coding sequence ATGTTTGACTTTGGTTTGGCAGGTCTGCTTTATCCGAAAGCCATTACATTATATGTCACTGTAGCCGCTGTTCTCCTATGGCTGCTGTACTATTGCTATCGCCTGAAAAATAGGAACGAGCGCGTTATAGGCACCCACCATGCGCCCTACATCGCATACTCTGCCTGCATCATTATCTGGATCGGCAGTAATGCCTATTTTCATACTGATCTATTGGTCAAATTTGGCTCCGAGGGCGGCATCTTCATGGCGAAGTTGGCTAACCTTGCTGCCTTCTTCTCTTTTGCCTTTGCGTATTACTTTTCTTGTCAGTTACTCGTCGAGCAAAAAAAGACGAAAGTAAAAAGTTGGCAACAGCTGATGTTTTCCCTGCTTTCAGGGTATGCACTTTTTATAAACTTGCGTCCGGAGCTAACAGTAGCCGATGTCTCTATTCAAGGGCCTAGTGCATTTGCGATTGAATTCGGCTCTCACACCGGTTACTTCTTCACCTCCATTCTGGCGTTGATTGTTCTTACGCTGATCAACCTTGCCCGAATGCGGGTCAACAGTAGCAAACTAGTGCTGGCTAAAAGCAACTACATGATTGCTGGAATCTTGGTATTCATGCTGTCGACTACCGCCATCCATCTCGGAATGACCTATTTTCTGGGTGACTTTACACTGACATGGTTACCTCCAGCACTCTCCATCAGTGAAATGCTATTTTTTGGCTACGCTCTACTCACCTCACGGTTCTATAGTGCAAAATATCTCGCCTACATAGCCACCAGCGCGTTACTGGTGTGCGGTATTTTTGTATTACCTTTAGGTGCAGTATTGATTCCTATAACCGAGGGCAACCAATGGCTAATCTCTATTCCGATCTGCGCGCTAGTTGGTATTAGCTGGCACTGGCTCTATCGTCGGGTGAGCCGCTTGGTGTCGTATATTGTCTATTTTAAAAAGCAAACTCCGGTTCAACAAATTCTAGCTCTGGAGGATGAATTTAAGCGTTCCATCGATGATGCGATGGAAAAACTAGGGGTATTACTCGATATACCCAAAGACAAACTGCAGTTGGTCAATAGCCACTACTCGGAAACCTTTTATGAAAGCTATCTGCATTCTGACAAATCGGTCCTGCTACTTGATGAATTGTCTGAAGAGATAAAGTTCACCTCAGCAAACGGAAGCGCATTGAGAAAACTCTACAATAGGATGCGCTCTAGTGAAACCGCGCTTGTCATGCCGCTGTATGGTCATAGCCGAACGGTCTCTCACCTTTTGATTTGTTCCCATAAGAGAAACCAAAAGCTGTTTTCTAACGAAGAAATTTCCGCGTTACAAACGCTACTGACTCGCGTACAAAGCACAATTGAAGCGGATAGAAACGTCCGTCAAAGTCGTGCTCTCGCCCACTCCATCGCTCATGAAATGCGCAACCCTCTTACGCAAGTGCAATTGCAATTTGAAATCCTAGCGCAACATATTAATTCTCAGTTGTCATCAGAAACACTGAAACGCGACATCGACAAAGGTCAAGCAGCAATTCAACTTGGTCAACAGGCCATCGACATCATACTAAGAGAAGTCAGTGACACATCACCGGAACAAGAGCCTCAGGTGACGACCTCTATTCATCAGGCTGTTCACCTAGCGATAACTCGCTATGGTTTTGAGAACGAGAAAATCATAGAAAGGATCCAGCTTCCCCAACAAGATGATTTTGTTGTGATGTTAAATGAAACTCTGTTTAACTTCGTTGTTTTCAACTTGATTCGCAATGCGGTTTACTACTTTGACTCTTATCCGTCGAGTCAAATTGACATACGCACTCAAACTGGGCCATATGAGAACATACTGATCTTTCGTGATTCAGGGCCTGGTATTGATAATACGATTCTGAACAAGATCTTTGACGACTTCTTTTCTTATCAAAAAAGTGGTGGGAGTGGCCTGGGCCTGAGTTACTGTCAGCGTGTGATGCGTTCTTTTGGTGGCCGAATTGAATGTCAATCAGTGAAAGGAGAATTCACAAAGTTCTATCTCTATTTTCCTGTCGTTCCCAATACACCAAAAGCAGAGGCCTTTAGAGTCTCCGCCGAAAACGGAAGTACTTCAAAAAACGAACTTAAGCCTCTTGTAATGGAACACTTACAAAGCAGCAATAGTGCACCAACAGTGCTCATTGTGGATGACAAAGAGGTGCAACGTACATTAGTTCAGTTGTATTTAAAACAGTTAAGTGTCAAAAGCTTACAGGCAAACAACGGCGCAACCGCTATCGAGATGGTTAAGTATCACAATATCGATCTCGTCCTGATGGATGTGCAAATGCCAGTTATGAATGGCTTCGATGCATGCCAGCGCATAAAAGCGATATCCCCTTCAATCAAGGTTATTGCGCTATCAGGAGAGTCAGGAGCCTCAGAGATCGCGCAAATTTCTACCCTAATGGATGGTCGTTTGAACAAGCCAACAACCTTAAATGCGTTACGTGATCTGATACAAACGTGGCTCATTCAAAACCAAGGTACTGAGCCAAACACTTTTAAATGTAAAGTTAAATAA
- a CDS encoding LysR substrate-binding domain-containing protein — protein MIELKHLRTITSLRDTGSLTATATALHLTQSALSHQIKDLESRIGGQLFLRKTRPVKFTSEGEILLRLAEDILPKLARAENELASLKEDVNGRLHMAIECHSCFQWLMPALKEYQLAWPSVTLDFSSGFGFEPLPALLAGELDLVITSDIQPRSEVHYEPLFDFEMRLITSTNHSLADKAIIEPQNLADQTMLSYPVQKQRLDVVKHFLQPAGVEPAKWKQADNTLMLVQMVSAGLGVAALPNWAISEFSRQGLITSKPFGNGLWRRLFAAVRNSEKDKRYLQAFFATARQQCKSHLDGIKMA, from the coding sequence ATGATAGAGCTAAAACACTTACGTACCATTACCTCGCTTCGAGATACAGGTTCACTGACTGCAACGGCAACCGCTTTGCACTTGACTCAATCCGCTCTTTCACACCAAATTAAGGATTTGGAGTCTCGCATTGGTGGGCAGTTGTTCCTAAGGAAAACCCGCCCGGTAAAATTCACTTCCGAAGGTGAGATTCTATTACGCCTTGCAGAAGATATTTTGCCGAAACTCGCAAGAGCAGAGAACGAACTGGCAAGTTTGAAAGAAGACGTCAATGGCCGATTGCATATGGCTATCGAATGTCATTCCTGCTTTCAATGGCTGATGCCTGCACTTAAGGAATACCAACTGGCGTGGCCTAGCGTGACGTTGGATTTTTCTTCAGGCTTTGGATTCGAGCCCTTACCCGCTTTACTTGCTGGGGAATTGGATCTCGTCATTACTTCAGATATTCAGCCACGCTCGGAGGTCCATTACGAACCTTTGTTTGATTTTGAAATGCGCCTGATCACGTCCACCAACCATTCACTGGCCGATAAGGCGATTATCGAACCTCAAAATCTTGCCGATCAAACCATGCTCTCTTATCCAGTACAGAAACAGCGACTTGATGTGGTTAAACACTTCTTACAGCCTGCAGGAGTGGAGCCCGCAAAGTGGAAACAAGCGGACAACACATTAATGTTAGTACAAATGGTATCGGCGGGATTAGGGGTTGCAGCACTGCCAAACTGGGCAATTTCCGAGTTTTCTCGTCAAGGCTTAATCACCAGCAAGCCGTTTGGCAATGGATTATGGCGTCGCCTGTTTGCCGCTGTTCGAAATTCAGAGAAAGATAAACGCTATTTACAAGCGTTTTTCGCAACCGCAAGACAACAATGTAAAAGCCACCTTGATGGAATCAAAATGGCTTAA
- a CDS encoding GspS/AspS pilotin family protein — MKKLLCFFLALSALAGCSSSADKERQLELMASNRAGVLSAGLPMEYGPLQIMRVSANKNVVEMMMIYNDSAMGAKPLAQVINSSIYTFCHKPEIRDQINKGLMYRVKVRNTRGQLMADELISEQRCSNKSQ, encoded by the coding sequence ATGAAAAAATTGCTGTGTTTTTTTCTGGCGCTTAGTGCGCTAGCAGGTTGTTCATCGAGTGCTGATAAAGAGCGTCAATTGGAACTGATGGCATCTAACCGTGCTGGCGTTCTTTCTGCTGGATTACCAATGGAGTACGGGCCACTGCAAATCATGCGAGTTTCTGCTAACAAAAACGTTGTTGAAATGATGATGATTTATAACGATAGCGCAATGGGTGCGAAGCCACTCGCACAAGTGATTAACTCCAGTATCTACACATTCTGTCACAAGCCAGAGATCCGCGATCAAATTAATAAGGGCTTGATGTATAGAGTGAAAGTTCGCAACACACGCGGTCAATTGATGGCAGACGAATTGATATCAGAACAACGCTGTAGCAATAAATCACAGTAA
- the yciA gene encoding acyl-CoA thioester hydrolase YciA has product MSQEFNSPKGQLLLRTLAMPADTNANGDIFGGWIMSQLDLAGAILAKEISLGRVVTVSVSSITFKKPVSVGDVVCCYGVCKNIGRTSMSVDLEVWVKPVKVDGIEDRFMVCDATFNYVAIDSQGKPRPIAK; this is encoded by the coding sequence ATGAGCCAAGAATTTAACTCTCCGAAAGGCCAACTACTGCTTCGTACCCTCGCAATGCCTGCTGATACTAATGCGAATGGCGATATCTTTGGTGGCTGGATCATGTCTCAACTTGACTTAGCAGGTGCTATTTTAGCCAAAGAAATCTCATTGGGACGTGTAGTCACGGTTTCAGTTTCAAGTATTACTTTTAAAAAACCTGTCAGCGTCGGTGATGTCGTCTGTTGTTACGGTGTGTGTAAAAATATTGGCCGTACTTCCATGAGTGTTGATCTTGAAGTGTGGGTGAAACCCGTGAAAGTAGACGGTATTGAAGATCGATTTATGGTGTGTGACGCAACCTTTAATTACGTTGCTATCGACAGTCAAGGTAAGCCTCGCCCTATCGCAAAATAG
- a CDS encoding septation protein A, protein MKQILDFIPLIVFFALYKMYDIYVATGALIVATAIQIVLTFALYKKVEKMQLITFVMVAVFGGMTIFLHDDNFIKWKVTIVYMVFAIGLAVSHAMGKSAIKGMLGKEISLPENIWTRINWAWVGFFSFCAGLNIYVAYKLPLDVWVNFKVFGLLIATFSYMIATGFYIYKHIPKEQKTNSSDVSVDE, encoded by the coding sequence ATGAAGCAAATTCTTGATTTTATTCCACTCATTGTCTTCTTTGCCTTGTATAAGATGTACGACATTTACGTTGCGACTGGGGCACTTATCGTCGCGACCGCTATTCAAATCGTTCTGACGTTCGCGCTTTACAAAAAAGTGGAAAAGATGCAGTTAATCACTTTCGTGATGGTGGCTGTATTTGGTGGCATGACCATCTTTCTCCACGATGACAACTTCATTAAATGGAAAGTGACCATTGTGTACATGGTATTTGCTATTGGTCTTGCAGTCAGTCATGCGATGGGCAAATCAGCGATTAAGGGGATGCTAGGAAAAGAGATCTCCCTTCCTGAAAATATTTGGACACGTATCAACTGGGCTTGGGTCGGTTTCTTCTCTTTCTGCGCAGGTTTAAATATCTACGTTGCATACAAGCTACCGCTGGACGTCTGGGTTAACTTTAAAGTGTTTGGCCTGCTGATCGCGACATTCAGCTATATGATCGCTACAGGCTTCTACATCTACAAACACATTCCAAAAGAGCAGAAAACTAACTCCTCAGATGTTTCGGTAGATGAATAA